DNA from Anaerolineae bacterium:
AGAGACTGCTGGAAGGGCCGGCGCCGGACTATGGCGAGGAGCGCCGGCGGACAACCTGAGAGGGTGCCGCTTCCTCACAGGATGAGCATGGCGTCCCCAAAGCTGTAGAACCGATAGCGGAGCTGTACCGCCTCCTGGTAGGCGCGCAGGATAAGCTCGCGGCCGGCGAAGGCGCACACCAGCATCAACAGCGTCGAGCGCGGCAGGTGAAAATTGGTGATCATGGCATCCACCACGCGGAAGGTGAAGCCGGGGTAGATGAAGAGATCTGTCGGCCCGGTGAAGGGCACCACGAGCTGGTCCATCCCCCGTTCTGCCGCCAACTTTCCGCCCGTCTCCAGCACCCGCACCGAGGTCGTGCCCACGGCGATGATGCGCCGGCCTTCCCGCCGCGCCGCATTGATGCGCTCCGCCGTCTCCGCCGGCAGACTGCACCACTCCGTATGAATGCGGTGCTGTTCCACCTCTTCCTCCTGCACCGGCCGGAAGGTGTCCAGGCCGATATGCAGGGTGACGAAGACGAACTCGGCGCCCAGGGCGCGCACCTGCTCCATCAGCTCCGGGGTGAAATGCAGGCCGGCGGTAGGAGCCGCCACCGAACCATCCACCCTGGCGTACACGGTCTGGTAGCGCTCGCGATCCTCCAGCGGCACGTGGATGTATGGGGGGAGAGGGATATTGCCGATCCGTTCCAGCCAGGGTTCCACCGGCTCCTCAAATTCCAGGAGCCGACTGCCGCTTTCCGTCACCTCCAACACGCGACAGGCCGGCGCCCTCACCCCCGTCTGCTCGTCCAAGGCGATCACCGTGCCGGGCAGGATGCGCTTCCCTCGCGTCAGCGCCTCCCACACCCGTTCGCCCCGCTTGGCCAGGAGCAGTACCTCCACCCGGCCGCCCGTCGGCACCTTGCGCCCATACAGGCGGGCAGGAATGACCCGGCTGTCATTGGCCACCAGCAGATCACCTGGCCGCAGGTACTCGAGGATCT
Protein-coding regions in this window:
- the queA gene encoding tRNA preQ1(34) S-adenosylmethionine ribosyltransferase-isomerase QueA, whose translation is MKTSDFDYELPPELIAQAPVTPRHASRLMVVERAAGTITHRYFYEILEYLRPGDLLVANDSRVIPARLYGRKVPTGGRVEVLLLAKRGERVWEALTRGKRILPGTVIALDEQTGVRAPACRVLEVTESGSRLLEFEEPVEPWLERIGNIPLPPYIHVPLEDRERYQTVYARVDGSVAAPTAGLHFTPELMEQVRALGAEFVFVTLHIGLDTFRPVQEEEVEQHRIHTEWCSLPAETAERINAARREGRRIIAVGTTSVRVLETGGKLAAERGMDQLVVPFTGPTDLFIYPGFTFRVVDAMITNFHLPRSTLLMLVCAFAGRELILRAYQEAVQLRYRFYSFGDAMLIL